The Agrococcus carbonis genome has a window encoding:
- a CDS encoding SprT-like domain-containing protein: MADLEKVRVWAEALIRLHLDDSWTFGFDRAAKRAGLTNYTHRRITVSKHLAARWDDDEVHQVLLHEVAHAMAGPAAGHGPVWRRTARELGYVGGRTHRGEIAAERAGWVGSCPGGHEHVRFRAPRGRYACTPCTRAARRVVEVRWMRRQAAA, translated from the coding sequence ATGGCTGATCTCGAGAAGGTGCGGGTGTGGGCGGAGGCCCTCATCCGGCTGCACCTCGACGACTCGTGGACCTTCGGCTTCGATCGCGCCGCCAAGCGCGCGGGGCTGACGAACTACACGCACCGCCGCATCACCGTCTCGAAGCACCTCGCCGCCCGCTGGGACGACGACGAGGTGCACCAGGTGCTGCTGCACGAGGTCGCGCACGCGATGGCGGGGCCGGCCGCGGGGCACGGGCCGGTGTGGCGGCGCACCGCGCGCGAGCTCGGCTACGTCGGCGGCCGCACCCATCGCGGCGAGATCGCCGCCGAGCGCGCCGGCTGGGTGGGCTCGTGCCCCGGCGGCCACGAGCACGTGCGCTTCCGCGCGCCCCGCGGTCGCTACGCGTGCACGCCCTGCACGCGCGCGGCGCGGCGCGTGGTCGAGGTGCGCTGGATGCGGCGCCAGGCCGCGGCGTGA
- a CDS encoding VOC family protein has protein sequence MLAIAVVGGGITAAALATGGRAENGVDASAVPQGSIAADTRMGAVELRAADLDGMADYYGPAGIGLDVLERAADVVSLGAHGHELVRLVAAEAAPAAHADAGLFHTAIRFDDAPGLARALVGVASAYPHLYGGASDHAVSHAFYFADPEGNGVELYVDTPRDLWVWEDGEVQMGSAPLDINAFVAEHLGAGTDTGTGSGATVGHVHLKVGDLGQAEAFYSDLLGFAVTARADGAIFLAAGGYHHHLAANTWGSAGAGERPETLGLGSLEVLVPAQADLDVVAARLTDAGAAFDETAGAIVVADPWGTVVELRVAG, from the coding sequence GTGCTGGCGATCGCCGTCGTCGGCGGCGGCATCACCGCCGCGGCGCTCGCGACGGGCGGTCGCGCAGAGAACGGCGTCGACGCATCCGCCGTGCCGCAGGGCAGCATCGCCGCGGACACCCGCATGGGCGCCGTCGAGCTGCGCGCCGCCGACCTCGACGGCATGGCCGACTACTACGGCCCTGCGGGCATCGGGCTCGACGTGCTCGAGCGCGCCGCCGACGTCGTCTCGCTCGGCGCCCACGGGCACGAGCTCGTGCGGCTCGTCGCCGCCGAGGCCGCACCGGCCGCCCATGCCGACGCGGGCCTGTTCCACACCGCGATCCGCTTCGACGACGCCCCCGGTCTCGCGCGCGCCCTCGTCGGCGTCGCGAGCGCCTACCCGCACCTCTACGGCGGCGCGTCCGACCACGCGGTCAGCCACGCCTTCTACTTCGCCGACCCCGAGGGCAACGGCGTCGAGCTGTACGTCGACACGCCCCGCGACTTGTGGGTGTGGGAGGACGGCGAGGTGCAGATGGGCAGCGCGCCGCTCGACATCAACGCCTTCGTCGCCGAGCACCTCGGCGCGGGCACCGACACCGGCACCGGCAGCGGCGCGACCGTCGGCCACGTCCACTTGAAGGTCGGCGACCTGGGGCAGGCCGAGGCGTTCTACTCCGACCTGCTCGGCTTCGCGGTGACCGCCCGCGCCGACGGCGCGATCTTCCTCGCCGCCGGCGGCTACCACCACCACCTCGCGGCCAACACGTGGGGCTCGGCGGGCGCGGGCGAGCGCCCCGAGACGCTCGGCCTCGGCTCGCTCGAGGTGCTCGTGCCCGCGCAGGCCGACCTCGACGTCGTCGCAGCGAGGCTGACGGATGCGGGAGCCGCGTTCGACGAGACCGCCGGCGCGATCGTCGTGGCCGACCCGTGGGGCACGGTGGTCGAGCTGCGCGTCGCCGGATAG
- a CDS encoding spermidine synthase, translating into MTTPSRRLSSGLHAEMRFSGSGGWQLVVDGTPQSHVDPERPELLVYEYVQQMGHAIDALPAGPITAVHLGAGALTLPRYVEATRPGSRQQVIELEPLLVELVREVAPLPRGASVRVRYGDAREQLARLPRGLTGAVDLVVVDVFSGAQTPAHVTTVEFHELVRQLLAPTGVVVVNIADDRTLAFAKRQLAALLEVHAEAAALADPGMLKGRRFGNVVAVAGAELPDLDAVGRALRRDPLPGKVVAGAELRRFLGGALPARDADATPSPAPGRGVFG; encoded by the coding sequence ATGACGACCCCCAGCCGCCGCCTCTCGAGCGGCCTGCACGCCGAGATGCGGTTCTCGGGGTCGGGCGGCTGGCAGCTCGTGGTCGACGGCACACCGCAGTCGCACGTCGACCCCGAGCGGCCCGAGCTGCTCGTGTACGAGTACGTGCAGCAGATGGGCCACGCGATCGACGCGCTGCCGGCCGGCCCCATCACCGCGGTGCACCTCGGCGCGGGTGCCCTCACCCTCCCCCGCTACGTCGAGGCGACGCGGCCGGGCTCGCGCCAGCAGGTGATCGAGCTCGAGCCGCTGCTGGTCGAGCTCGTGCGCGAGGTCGCGCCGCTGCCCCGCGGCGCGAGCGTGCGCGTGCGCTACGGCGATGCGCGCGAGCAGCTCGCGCGGCTGCCGCGCGGGCTCACGGGCGCGGTCGACCTCGTAGTGGTGGATGTGTTCTCCGGCGCGCAGACGCCGGCGCACGTGACGACGGTGGAGTTCCACGAGCTCGTGCGGCAGCTGCTCGCGCCGACCGGCGTCGTGGTGGTGAACATCGCCGACGACCGCACGCTGGCGTTCGCGAAGCGGCAGCTCGCGGCGCTGCTCGAGGTGCACGCCGAGGCGGCGGCGCTCGCCGACCCCGGCATGCTCAAGGGCCGGCGCTTCGGCAACGTCGTCGCGGTCGCGGGCGCCGAGCTGCCCGACCTCGACGCGGTCGGGCGCGCGCTGCGCCGCGACCCGCTGCCCGGCAAGGTCGTGGCCGGCGCCGAGCTGCGCCGGTTCCTCGGCGGCGCGCTGCCCGCGCGGGACGCGGACGCGACGCCGAGCCCAGCACCCGGGCGGGGCGTCTTCGGCTGA